The following proteins come from a genomic window of Euryarchaeota archaeon:
- a CDS encoding histidine--tRNA ligase — protein sequence MEKERSERFARPKGTRDFWPHEMERRRRAESTLRDLFHLYGYREVATPTFENLDLFTRKSGEGVKNQLYAFKDKSDRDITLRPELTAPVLRFYVNELSREPKPLKLYYFGNCFRYEEPQSGRYREFWQFGLELIGPRGPEADGEVIAIAAKAVESLGLSDAELRIGHIGILRELIGALPIDEAKKAEAHRKIDKKEAGLAWFLEDAGASSAEAGLLEEVAGTTGGPDVLKTAADLLSGRPNAHKAVQELTRLAEIVALHGVKRFHIDLGVVRGLDYYTGAVFEIHSPSLGAESQVCGGGAYSLAEMFGGESVGSSGFGLGFDRVLLASAPKTEVKKGRIDAFIVPVGPEARGKAIEVAVGLRAAGISADSDLMDRSISKCLDYANAIGARRVVIIGKKELESGSVTVKNMETGAQESVRLGDVAKHLKAA from the coding sequence ATGGAGAAGGAGAGAAGCGAAAGGTTCGCGCGGCCGAAAGGCACCCGTGATTTCTGGCCGCACGAGATGGAACGGCGGCGCCGGGCCGAGAGCACGCTACGGGACCTTTTCCACCTCTACGGCTACCGCGAGGTCGCCACCCCGACGTTCGAGAACCTGGACCTTTTCACCAGAAAATCGGGGGAAGGCGTGAAGAATCAACTCTACGCCTTCAAGGACAAGTCGGACCGGGACATCACCCTGAGGCCCGAACTCACGGCGCCGGTCTTGAGGTTCTACGTGAACGAACTATCGCGCGAGCCGAAGCCTCTCAAACTCTACTATTTCGGGAACTGCTTCCGCTACGAGGAACCGCAAAGCGGTAGGTACCGGGAGTTCTGGCAGTTCGGCCTCGAACTCATAGGACCGCGTGGGCCCGAGGCGGACGGGGAGGTCATCGCGATCGCGGCCAAAGCCGTGGAATCGCTAGGACTGTCGGACGCCGAGCTACGGATCGGCCACATCGGGATACTTCGTGAACTGATCGGCGCGCTCCCCATCGATGAAGCGAAAAAGGCGGAGGCGCACCGCAAGATCGACAAGAAGGAAGCGGGCCTTGCGTGGTTCCTGGAGGACGCGGGTGCCTCAAGCGCCGAAGCGGGGCTCTTGGAGGAAGTGGCGGGAACGACTGGCGGCCCGGATGTTCTGAAGACGGCCGCGGACCTTCTTTCCGGGAGACCGAACGCCCACAAAGCCGTCCAGGAACTGACGCGCCTCGCGGAGATCGTCGCGCTCCACGGCGTCAAACGCTTCCACATCGACCTTGGCGTGGTGCGCGGTCTTGACTACTATACTGGCGCCGTCTTCGAGATCCATTCACCGTCCCTTGGCGCCGAGTCCCAAGTATGCGGCGGCGGAGCGTACTCCCTTGCAGAGATGTTCGGCGGGGAGAGCGTGGGATCGAGCGGTTTCGGCCTCGGCTTCGACCGCGTGCTGCTTGCGAGCGCGCCGAAGACGGAAGTGAAGAAGGGACGTATCGACGCGTTCATCGTCCCCGTGGGACCCGAAGCGCGGGGAAAGGCCATCGAGGTCGCCGTGGGCCTGCGCGCTGCCGGGATCTCCGCCGACTCCGACCTGATGGATCGTTCCATCTCCAAATGCCTCGACTATGCGAACGCGATAGGGGCAAGACGTGTCGTCATCATCGGGAAGAAGGAGCTTGAATCAGGGTCGGTCACCGTGAAGAACATGGAGACGGGCGCCCAGGAGAGCGTCAGGCTTGGAGACGTCGCCAAGCACCTCAAGGCCGCGTGA
- a CDS encoding HAD-IA family hydrolase: MALKAVLFDLLGTILDERSDYDALDTVMREVRDKYGLERPVSDLSGEFSLAIMDMIHGEAADDGLPAEYVPFEKAARDVFVEMMDAFGFRVDRADVDWFWGRYLDIQRRSWRLYPEAADALKEVKGMGLHVGVVTDADRYLAGEALPILRAASWVDAVTCSEEVGFPKPHPAIFEAALKKAGVRPGEAAMIGDSFGRDIEGAMAAGIAHVILVDRHDARNVDVEKVRDLRRVPRIVTDWMAGT, translated from the coding sequence GTGGCTCTCAAAGCCGTCCTTTTCGATCTGCTTGGGACGATCCTCGACGAGCGAAGCGACTACGATGCCCTCGATACCGTGATGAGGGAAGTGCGGGACAAGTACGGCCTTGAGCGACCCGTGTCCGACCTTTCGGGCGAATTCAGCCTCGCCATCATGGACATGATACACGGTGAGGCCGCAGACGACGGCCTGCCGGCCGAGTACGTCCCGTTCGAAAAGGCCGCGCGAGACGTCTTCGTCGAGATGATGGACGCCTTCGGTTTCAGGGTGGATCGGGCCGATGTCGATTGGTTCTGGGGCCGCTACCTCGACATACAGCGACGATCATGGCGACTCTACCCGGAAGCGGCCGACGCGCTGAAGGAGGTCAAGGGCATGGGCCTTCACGTCGGCGTGGTCACGGATGCCGACCGGTACCTCGCCGGCGAAGCGTTGCCGATACTCAGGGCCGCCTCATGGGTGGACGCGGTCACCTGTTCGGAGGAGGTGGGCTTCCCGAAGCCGCATCCGGCGATATTCGAGGCCGCCTTGAAGAAGGCCGGCGTCCGCCCGGGGGAAGCGGCGATGATCGGGGACAGTTTCGGGCGGGACATCGAGGGGGCCATGGCGGCGGGGATAGCCCACGTGATCCTCGTGGATCGGCACGACGCGAGGAACGTGGACGTCGAGAAGGTGCGGGACCTGAGGCGCGTCCCAAGGATCGTGACGGATTGGATGGCCGGAACATGA
- a CDS encoding FKBP-type peptidyl-prolyl cis-trans isomerase: MTAPVGSRVLAAIAFVAALGVVLIAAQSEFGPHATPERRLSLVTPFDTLTGAPETFITLPLIVRNTGDVEETVNVTVRSVLESEVRLSGPSIIGPGNATGVFVVFHIPPEGADHVETKISARSGGAVANLDLVVNKLRALGLVNAGDTAVVDYVARLDDNTVAETNNAFVGGNAAFRRAGPPRFEALSPLNVTAGGASDIPGLGAAVEGMRSGESRTFLFTPAQAFGEKNASLERERRTMIDRSFTLDRTVSGPRFAFRLVNESSAVGDVIRLESGRNVFVYRIVALDAVNATLSFEASTGDTFTLILTPEGFVYPDFWTNETIVTAVTETNVTFTVFPTPGPDFTWFPYWPDSSRLYAINDESIVVEHDPPIGLKYREASGGRAIEATVADVADDVITVTVANSNPLAGVPVFFDIYVRGVVHET; this comes from the coding sequence ATGACCGCCCCCGTCGGTAGCCGTGTGCTGGCAGCGATCGCGTTTGTCGCGGCGCTCGGCGTCGTGTTGATCGCGGCCCAAAGCGAGTTCGGCCCCCACGCAACACCCGAGCGCCGTCTATCGCTCGTGACCCCGTTCGACACGCTGACGGGCGCGCCGGAGACTTTCATCACGCTCCCGCTCATCGTCCGTAACACGGGCGACGTGGAAGAAACGGTGAACGTGACGGTGCGAAGCGTCCTTGAAAGCGAGGTCCGCCTCTCCGGTCCTTCGATCATCGGACCCGGGAACGCTACGGGCGTGTTCGTCGTCTTCCACATCCCCCCGGAAGGCGCCGACCACGTCGAAACGAAGATCTCGGCGCGTAGCGGCGGCGCCGTCGCCAACCTCGACCTCGTCGTCAACAAACTACGAGCCCTTGGTCTCGTGAACGCGGGCGACACGGCGGTCGTAGATTACGTGGCGCGCCTCGACGACAACACGGTGGCCGAGACCAACAACGCGTTCGTGGGCGGGAACGCCGCGTTCAGGAGGGCGGGCCCGCCGAGGTTCGAGGCGCTTTCGCCTCTCAACGTGACCGCCGGCGGCGCCTCAGACATCCCCGGCCTTGGCGCGGCCGTCGAGGGGATGCGCTCAGGCGAGAGCCGGACGTTCCTTTTCACGCCCGCCCAAGCGTTCGGCGAAAAGAACGCGAGCCTCGAACGGGAACGCAGGACCATGATAGATCGCTCCTTTACGCTCGACCGGACCGTTTCTGGACCCCGCTTCGCCTTCAGGCTCGTCAACGAATCGAGCGCCGTGGGGGATGTCATCCGGCTCGAATCGGGTCGAAACGTCTTCGTCTACAGGATAGTGGCGCTCGACGCCGTGAACGCGACGCTCTCATTCGAGGCATCGACAGGCGATACTTTCACCCTCATCTTGACGCCGGAAGGCTTCGTGTACCCGGATTTCTGGACGAACGAGACGATAGTGACGGCGGTGACCGAGACCAACGTGACCTTCACGGTGTTTCCGACTCCCGGCCCCGACTTCACCTGGTTTCCTTACTGGCCGGATTCATCCAGACTCTACGCGATCAACGACGAGTCCATCGTCGTGGAGCACGATCCGCCTATCGGCCTTAAGTACCGGGAAGCGTCCGGCGGCCGCGCGATAGAGGCGACCGTGGCCGACGTGGCGGATGACGTGATCACCGTGACGGTCGCGAATTCGAACCCCTTGGCCGGCGTCCCGGTGTTCTTCGACATCTACGTGCGCGGTGTCGTGCACGAGACCTGA
- a CDS encoding MogA/MoaB family molybdenum cofactor biosynthesis protein: MSHREHREKAPVGIKVAIVTVSDTRTPETDASGKMIEEGLVRSGHSIVSTSIVKDDAKDIVAAAMTASALGSDVVIFTGGTGISSRDVTLEALRPLFAKELPGFGELFRILSHVEIGSASIMSRATAGITAARKLLVLLPGSTRAVSLAMERIVLPELGHLLEEARR, from the coding sequence GTGAGCCATCGCGAACACCGTGAAAAAGCACCCGTCGGGATCAAGGTCGCGATCGTGACGGTGTCGGATACGCGCACGCCCGAGACCGATGCAAGCGGCAAGATGATCGAGGAAGGTCTTGTCCGCTCGGGGCATTCGATCGTCTCGACGTCCATCGTGAAAGACGACGCGAAGGACATCGTGGCGGCGGCGATGACGGCGTCGGCGCTTGGTAGCGACGTGGTCATCTTCACCGGCGGCACCGGGATATCCTCCAGAGACGTCACCCTTGAGGCGTTACGCCCCCTTTTCGCCAAGGAGCTGCCGGGCTTCGGCGAACTCTTCAGGATCCTCTCGCACGTAGAGATCGGAAGCGCCAGCATCATGTCCCGGGCGACGGCCGGCATCACGGCGGCCAGGAAGCTTCTCGTGCTCCTTCCGGGCTCCACGCGGGCCGTCTCGCTCGCGATGGAAAGGATCGTCCTCCCGGAGTTGGGGCACTTGCTCGAGGAAGCGCGCCGATGA
- the moaC gene encoding cyclic pyranopterin monophosphate synthase MoaC, whose translation MVSIGEKPVVRRIAIAQGEIALRNRTIRAVALKRIHKGDVLTVAEVAAIRAVKATPDIIPLCHPIPVTGVSVKFTVLRDCIRVQVTVEADYKTGVEMEALAGVAAALLTVWDMTKPLEKDDDGQYPVAKIRSIRVTRKRKGGV comes from the coding sequence ATGGTGTCCATAGGGGAGAAACCTGTGGTCCGCCGGATCGCCATCGCGCAAGGCGAGATCGCGCTACGAAACCGCACCATCCGCGCGGTGGCGCTGAAGCGCATCCATAAGGGCGATGTCCTCACCGTGGCCGAGGTCGCCGCCATCCGCGCCGTGAAGGCGACGCCGGACATCATCCCTTTGTGCCATCCCATACCGGTGACCGGCGTCTCGGTCAAGTTCACGGTCCTTCGTGACTGCATCAGGGTGCAAGTCACCGTCGAGGCGGATTACAAGACCGGCGTCGAGATGGAAGCCCTTGCCGGGGTGGCGGCCGCTCTTCTCACCGTGTGGGACATGACGAAACCGTTGGAGAAGGACGACGACGGTCAATACCCCGTAGCCAAGATCCGCTCCATCCGTGTCACGAGGAAACGGAAGGGTGGCGTGTGA